DNA sequence from the Nitrososphaerota archaeon genome:
AAGGAAGGAGAGAGTACCCCGTAGTCGTCGTCAAGAGCACTGTTACTCCTTCGACTACGCAAGAGAGAATCCTTCCCATTCTGGAAAAGGAGTCGGGTCTCAAGTGCGGTGAAGGATTCGGACTTGTAACGAATCCGGAGTTCCTGAGAGAGGGGAAGGCAGTCTGGGACATGATGCATCCCGACGCCGTAGTCCTCGGGAAGGTGGACCAACGCTCAGTGCGGGTCATGAAATCGCTTTACGGCAGAGTCTATGTGAAGATGCCCCCTCTATTGGTGACCGAAGCAGTGAATGCAGAGTTCGTAAAGTACGGAGTGAACTCCATCAGAGCCGTCCAGCTCAGCTTCATCAACACCTTGGCCAACATGTGCTCCAGACTGGGAGGCGCCAAGGTCGACGAAGTCGTACGAGGGCTCCTCCTGATCAATCATATCGACAAGAGGTACTCCCGCGCAGGGCTGGGGTTCGGGGGGAGCTGCCTCCCAAAGGACACGAACGCGTTAATCTCACTCGCTCGGTCGATGGGCGTCAACGAAGGCCTCCTGAGTATGGCAGTGGAGGTCAACGAGGGCCAGGCTAACGAGGCGATTGCCATGGCAGAAAGTCTCATTGGCTCTGTCAGGAGTAAGAGAATTGCCGTCCTAGGCTTAGCATTCAAGGCAGGAACCGACGACACGAGAGAATCGGTCGGAATTCGCGTGGCAAAGTCGCTTGTAAGCAAGGGAGCTGAGGTCACAGCGTACGACCCAGCCTACCTTGTTGAAAAGCACAAGGAGGATTCGTTCAAGCTCGCGAGGAGCGTCTCCTCCTGCATCAGAGGTGCAGATTGTTGCATCGTTACGAACGAGTGGGACGAATTCAAGAGACTCAGTCCTCGGGCCTTCAAGAGTCTGATGAGGCAACCAGCCGTGGTTGACGGCAGGGGTCTGTATGACGTCAAGAAGTTTACCCGCGCGAAGGTTAACGTGCGCAGAATAGGCGTCGGAGTGCTGCCGATAGACCTCGGCCGTAGGCTCTAGAGTGACCCCGTCTGATCAACCTGCTCAGGGTTTGTCCCTCGTGAAAGACCAGTCTATCTCCATGGATGCGTCTTCGAGCAATCAGAGCCTCAGAGACGGGGCTCAGAGACGAAATCAGAGACGAGGCTGAGCCTGTACGTCTATCTCTCTGGCTCTCTCCCGCTCGTTGTCCCGGCCCGGTGCTCATTAGACAAATGCTACCTCGAGTCTCAGTGGTAATGACGAACTTCAACAAAGGGGCGTATCTTGAACTTGCGATAAGGAGTCTACTCGGCCAGTCACTCGGGGACTTCGAACTCGTCCTCGTGGATGACGGGTCGACTGATTCCTCGAGCGAGATTATCAGGGGGTTACAAGAGACCGATAGTCGGATTAGGTTACTTGAACATCCCAGGAATCTAGGTCCTGCAGCCGCAAGAAATACCGGCGTAAG
Encoded proteins:
- a CDS encoding nucleotide sugar dehydrogenase, producing the protein MISKHTVGMVGLGYVGLTTAACLASRGIRVVGVDVDQRRVATLSKGIVPIHEEGVDFLIKRALGSGLISFHESYEAIKSCDIVFLTVGTPGLPGGTIDTSYVEAAAGAVGRLLKGRREYPVVVVKSTVTPSTTQERILPILEKESGLKCGEGFGLVTNPEFLREGKAVWDMMHPDAVVLGKVDQRSVRVMKSLYGRVYVKMPPLLVTEAVNAEFVKYGVNSIRAVQLSFINTLANMCSRLGGAKVDEVVRGLLLINHIDKRYSRAGLGFGGSCLPKDTNALISLARSMGVNEGLLSMAVEVNEGQANEAIAMAESLIGSVRSKRIAVLGLAFKAGTDDTRESVGIRVAKSLVSKGAEVTAYDPAYLVEKHKEDSFKLARSVSSCIRGADCCIVTNEWDEFKRLSPRAFKSLMRQPAVVDGRGLYDVKKFTRAKVNVRRIGVGVLPIDLGRRL